The stretch of DNA GGTGGGAGAGGTACGCGCCTAAACGAGCGCCGACGGCGACGCGCCCCGGCTCGGCCCCTCGGAACTCGAACGTCCCCTCGTCGTCCGCCGTCACCGCGGGACCGTCGGGCAGCAGGACGACCATGGCCCCGGCGGCGGGTTGACCGGTATCCCGGAGGAAGACGCGGCCGAAGATGCTCGGAGGGCTCGCATCGTCATCGGTCGCCACCGCGCCGGCGCCGGTTCCTTTCGGCTGCGAAGCCGAGGCAGGCAGAGCATCTCGCGGCGGCTTCGACGTTCCGTCCGCGCTCGCACCGGAAGTAGACGGCACGGCGGAGGCCCGTGCGGGTGTCTTTGATGCGGCGTCCGCCGTCTCGGCTTCACCGCTCGAGGGAACGACAGCGACACTCGTGTCGGGAGGCGGGTCGATTCCTCGTTCATCGGGGCGGTGCAAGAACGTCCACGTTCCGATCGCGACGGCGGCGATGATCCCAGCGGCCAGCATCTTCCCCTTCGCCGAGGCGAGCCAGGTCAGGGACGTCGCGAGCGACGAGGAGTACCCCGCCGTGCCCGCCGAGGCTACACCGGTGGCGGCCGCGGCTCCGGTCGCCGCGCGGAAAACACCCGCAGCGGCGAAGCAGGAAGGAGGCGCGACGAGCTGCCGCAGCACCGCGATCGCGGCGAAGACCGCCGCGCTCTCTCCCAGTCCCGCCCGGAGCAGGGCCGGCCTGAGCCGTCTCGTCCCGCGGGAGATGCGGCCCGAGACCGTCGAGCGCGAAATTCCCAGCGCAGCGGCGATCTCCTGGTGTGTGAGGCCATCGAAGTAATGGAGCGAGATCGGCACGCGGTACTTGCGGGGCAGAGCTGCCACCAGCGCCGCCACGCGCCGGCGCACATCGCGGCGGTGAGCATCATCCGCAGGGGAGTGACGCGGATCCTTCGCGACCGGCTCGATGTCCACAGCGACCTCCTTTCTCGATCGCCGCCGCCGCCTCTGGCGAAGCGCATCCGCCTCCCGCACCGCGAGCCGGCAGACGAGCGCCGCCGCATCTTCCACCTGCCGGGATTCTCTCGTCTGCCTGGCGAGCAGCAGGAGGCGACAGTAGGTCGACTGAAACGCGTCGCGCGCGTCTTCCTCGTCGCCGAGGATGCGGAGCGCCATGGTGTAGACGAGGGCGCTCGACTCCTCGTAGAGCCTCTCGAAGGTCGTCTCGGTCGGATCCTCGCAGAACGCCGACCAGGTCTCGAGCTGGAGACGGGTCATGG from Candidatus Krumholzibacteriota bacterium encodes:
- a CDS encoding sigma-70 family RNA polymerase sigma factor, whose product is MTRLQLETWSAFCEDPTETTFERLYEESSALVYTMALRILGDEEDARDAFQSTYCRLLLLARQTRESRQVEDAAALVCRLAVREADALRQRRRRRSRKEVAVDIEPVAKDPRHSPADDAHRRDVRRRVAALVAALPRKYRVPISLHYFDGLTHQEIAAALGISRSTVSGRISRGTRRLRPALLRAGLGESAAVFAAIAVLRQLVAPPSCFAAAGVFRAATGAAAATGVASAGTAGYSSSLATSLTWLASAKGKMLAAGIIAAVAIGTWTFLHRPDERGIDPPPDTSVAVVPSSGEAETADAASKTPARASAVPSTSGASADGTSKPPRDALPASASQPKGTGAGAVATDDDASPPSIFGRVFLRDTGQPAAGAMVVLLPDGPAVTADDEGTFEFRGAEPGRVAVGARLGAYLSHLSPQDVEFVPLGDGQRLGPIDLALVRGLELSGRAADEETGRPIPGAKVSISLPVLGTLEAVTDAAGRYRFEGLPAMETRLDVRAEGYAFRRVLYRLAIDASGDCPLDLEPEGIVEILAVDPEGTPLEGVRVSYFLEESFAGWEDSRSTDADGRLVLRGVSVRHPPRLAASLEGYALREHAVPRFESGDRQAQITLVLRPEEPAAEPNEVAAVALEGGHRAEIIVIDEDGHPLRDVMLCPFVAGREAHEYLEIPGQPRRVSPARTDAQGRVTLADLPAETVYVDLWAYRRTDIRHLEIALDAETEIVMKPSGAIRGRVIDADTDQPVSDFVVKVSGGGVSVTRSGPGQKVSDDEGRFVLDDLNQDRTFAVTIEASGYMPLRRESVASQAPDDERV